One part of the Georgfuchsia toluolica genome encodes these proteins:
- a CDS encoding DUF1329 domain-containing protein, with protein sequence MKHKLIGLSVLAAILSPLAQAVTDAEIDASFSPYDKGVPSFADLKPGMTINKGNVDKYKDVLDAATLNFVKNGWHDIEVGATNSIAYDKNYIAATKKYANQVKLGAKLGTIEGVQAGRPFPAEPSLQDPRAGEKLAFNYKYGMIMGDSGRIYPFYWYYRDFNNGKLERSISFDFHFINFKHRVTQPPVPDITPNPEKWYRGVYAKVLAPLDVKDTQLLIHRFDDDTKADDAYLYLGFQRRVRRLSMSQTTDSFLGSDLMIEDFEGLWSRVSDFKWTYKGTANMLLPVYRHTELKKTELVEPDGYKHVTFGGKAQCFFNTPWSLRKTYILEAVPTDPASPIGKRILYMDAQTAIFPMILIYDKKGELWKRWAVGFSDSAYHAPANKNAGVALYSTAAMTDVQSNHCTNMRLHVIIDEKLNPPALFNVQNMRGD encoded by the coding sequence ATGAAACATAAACTGATTGGGCTTTCAGTACTCGCAGCAATTCTCTCGCCACTGGCACAGGCGGTCACGGATGCAGAAATAGATGCCTCCTTTTCCCCCTATGATAAAGGTGTGCCATCCTTTGCGGATTTGAAGCCAGGTATGACAATCAACAAAGGCAACGTAGATAAGTACAAAGATGTTCTCGACGCGGCGACCCTGAATTTTGTCAAGAATGGTTGGCACGATATCGAGGTAGGAGCAACGAATTCGATCGCCTACGACAAGAACTATATCGCGGCGACCAAGAAATATGCCAATCAGGTCAAACTGGGGGCAAAGCTTGGAACTATCGAAGGAGTTCAGGCCGGCCGGCCATTCCCAGCGGAGCCGAGCCTGCAGGACCCGAGAGCGGGAGAAAAACTGGCTTTCAACTACAAATACGGCATGATCATGGGGGACAGCGGGCGTATCTATCCGTTTTACTGGTATTACCGGGACTTCAACAACGGCAAGCTGGAGCGATCCATCAGTTTCGATTTTCACTTCATCAACTTCAAGCACCGGGTTACGCAACCGCCCGTGCCTGACATTACCCCTAATCCGGAAAAGTGGTATCGCGGGGTTTATGCAAAGGTACTCGCCCCCCTTGATGTGAAAGACACTCAACTGTTGATCCACCGCTTCGACGACGATACCAAGGCCGATGATGCATATCTGTACCTGGGTTTCCAGCGGCGCGTACGGCGTCTGTCGATGTCGCAAACGACAGACTCGTTCCTGGGTTCTGACCTGATGATCGAGGACTTCGAAGGATTGTGGAGCCGCGTTTCGGACTTCAAGTGGACCTACAAGGGCACAGCCAACATGTTGCTGCCGGTTTATCGCCACACCGAGCTGAAGAAGACCGAACTCGTGGAACCTGACGGCTACAAACATGTGACGTTTGGTGGCAAGGCTCAATGCTTCTTTAATACCCCTTGGTCGTTGAGAAAGACCTACATTCTTGAAGCCGTTCCCACCGATCCCGCCAGTCCTATCGGTAAGCGCATCCTCTATATGGATGCGCAAACTGCCATATTCCCGATGATTCTGATCTATGACAAGAAAGGGGAACTCTGGAAGCGGTGGGCGGTCGGGTTCAGTGATTCCGCCTACCACGCACCCGCCAACAAAAATGCCGGTGTAGCGCTCTACTCCACGGCAGCCATGACTGACGTGCAATCGAATCATTGCACGAACATGAGGTTGCACGTGATCATAGACGAGAAGCTCAATCCACCAGCATTGTTTAACGTTCAAAACATGCGCGGTGACTGA
- a CDS encoding pyridoxamine 5'-phosphate oxidase family protein has translation MTKMSQEVKRAIAEIKPGLIATASRTGKPNVSAKGSLRVLDDEHLLFVDVRSPGTLNNLQENPQVAILCLDPATRSGCRVSGISEILEAGPLFDQLSQEYAARNMAVKHVVKVAVEDSYTFKV, from the coding sequence ATGACCAAAATGTCGCAGGAAGTGAAAAGGGCGATCGCTGAAATCAAGCCAGGTTTGATCGCCACCGCCAGTCGAACCGGCAAACCCAATGTCTCTGCCAAGGGCTCTTTGCGCGTACTTGATGACGAACATTTGCTCTTTGTCGATGTTAGATCCCCAGGGACCCTCAACAATCTGCAAGAGAACCCGCAGGTAGCTATTCTCTGCCTGGATCCGGCCACGCGCAGCGGTTGTCGTGTTTCGGGAATATCCGAGATACTCGAAGCTGGTCCGCTGTTTGATCAACTTAGCCAAGAATATGCCGCCAGGAATATGGCTGTCAAACACGTGGTTAAAGTTGCTGTAGAGGATTCCTACACATTCAAGGTCTGA
- a CDS encoding methyl-accepting chemotaxis protein, whose protein sequence is MENLTIKLKLILLAALSLVSLAIVGTSGLFGVRQLIGALDEIQNRSMPAVASMSELRSNKLQSLQATYEIANINTEVFEASKDSNVNNTALKEDISLAKSVLERVDITDKQAKAAVDLYMKLPKTPREQAQWKVVSTALKEFDTQYLSLLEQIKQLANVSSPEDVRSIMVTYGLASDGVTASVPQLLRDLDKLQAITKQNSDEVKTSAARIETGAETLIGVMLAVAVIGLGAMTALIVRNVVGSLRAMQSAMARVAQTYDFTTRMGFKGKDEITQTANAFDSLLDSVQSSLRAVLESAGSINNASDSAADAAKRGSEASERQSEAASDMAAAIEEMTANISQISDGAREVLSRSKDASNRASQGTKIITQTAGEMDTINRTVGLAGETINNVGDQSNKISTIMHVIREVAEQTNLLALNAAIEAARAGEQGRGFAVVADEVRKLAERTARSTEEIGSMIAEMQSSSREAVDSIESIVHKVKEGKDLSIQAANHMSTIQENTEHVTLAIDDISSALNEQSASTQEIAHRVELVAQLSEENCRVANDTTKFANQIKNYAESLRSAANRFKV, encoded by the coding sequence ATGGAAAACCTTACGATCAAATTGAAATTAATCTTGCTTGCGGCATTGTCTCTGGTCAGCCTTGCTATTGTTGGAACTTCCGGTCTGTTTGGTGTGAGGCAATTGATAGGGGCCCTTGATGAAATTCAAAATCGAAGCATGCCAGCCGTTGCCTCGATGTCCGAGTTGCGCTCAAACAAGCTTCAGTCGCTTCAGGCGACGTACGAGATCGCCAACATCAATACCGAGGTTTTTGAGGCTTCCAAGGATTCAAACGTAAATAATACAGCCCTCAAGGAAGATATCTCACTTGCGAAATCAGTACTGGAGCGAGTCGACATTACCGACAAGCAGGCCAAGGCTGCGGTCGACTTGTACATGAAATTGCCTAAAACTCCCCGGGAGCAGGCGCAATGGAAAGTGGTAAGCACCGCCCTAAAGGAGTTTGACACTCAATACCTGTCACTTCTTGAGCAAATAAAACAATTGGCCAACGTTTCCAGTCCGGAGGACGTGCGCTCGATAATGGTTACATACGGATTGGCAAGCGATGGAGTTACTGCTTCTGTTCCACAACTTCTTCGCGATTTAGACAAACTGCAGGCGATTACAAAGCAGAACTCGGATGAAGTGAAGACGTCGGCGGCGAGAATCGAGACCGGCGCCGAGACCCTGATCGGGGTGATGCTTGCAGTCGCCGTGATTGGCCTTGGCGCCATGACCGCGCTGATCGTCAGAAACGTCGTCGGATCCCTGCGTGCTATGCAGAGTGCTATGGCCAGGGTCGCGCAGACCTATGACTTCACCACGCGCATGGGATTCAAGGGCAAGGACGAAATCACGCAAACGGCAAATGCTTTCGATAGTCTTCTTGACAGCGTGCAAAGCTCCCTGCGTGCCGTCCTCGAAAGTGCCGGCAGCATCAACAATGCCTCCGACAGCGCCGCCGATGCGGCAAAACGCGGCTCCGAAGCCTCGGAACGCCAAAGCGAAGCAGCCTCTGACATGGCTGCCGCCATTGAGGAAATGACAGCCAACATCAGTCAAATTTCCGATGGTGCACGCGAGGTGCTCAGTCGATCAAAAGATGCAAGTAATAGAGCCAGCCAGGGCACAAAAATCATTACGCAGACGGCTGGCGAAATGGACACGATCAACAGGACAGTTGGTCTTGCCGGGGAAACCATCAACAATGTCGGCGACCAGTCAAACAAAATATCTACGATCATGCATGTCATCAGAGAAGTTGCCGAGCAAACTAACTTGCTGGCCCTGAACGCCGCGATAGAAGCAGCTCGCGCAGGTGAGCAAGGGCGCGGTTTTGCCGTAGTGGCTGACGAGGTGCGCAAGCTTGCCGAACGTACTGCACGTTCAACGGAAGAGATCGGCAGCATGATTGCCGAGATGCAATCCTCGTCAAGGGAAGCGGTGGACAGCATAGAGTCCATCGTACACAAGGTTAAAGAAGGCAAGGATCTGTCGATACAGGCTGCGAATCATATGTCCACGATTCAGGAAAATACCGAGCATGTGACGCTTGCCATCGACGATATTTCATCGGCACTGAACGAGCAGAGCGCCTCCACCCAAGAGATCGCACACCGGGTGGAACTGGTAGCTCAATTGAGCGAGGAAAACTGTCGTGTTGCCAACGATACTACCAAGTTTGCCAATCAAATAAAGAATTATGCTGAGTCACTACGCTCTGCTGCCAACCGGTTCAAAGTCTGA
- a CDS encoding response regulator: MIGHIEALPEGAVNNVFFVDDSAVARKKIVEVLERMGIRHRHATNGLEAWTRLSSLASVSNHSGRNLSEEINLILVDAEMPEMDGYVLTRNIKGDPRFQGIPVVMHSSLSSDANRAMACSVGIDAYVPKFDADHLSGTLRPFLNQ, from the coding sequence ATGATCGGACACATTGAGGCGCTCCCCGAAGGTGCCGTGAACAATGTCTTTTTCGTTGACGATTCTGCCGTAGCGCGCAAAAAAATTGTGGAAGTGCTGGAGCGTATGGGAATACGTCACCGCCATGCCACGAACGGCTTGGAGGCATGGACGCGCCTGTCGAGCCTGGCCTCCGTCTCCAACCATTCCGGTCGCAATTTGAGCGAAGAGATCAATCTGATTCTGGTCGATGCCGAAATGCCTGAAATGGATGGCTATGTGCTCACCAGGAATATCAAGGGCGACCCGCGGTTCCAGGGTATTCCGGTCGTGATGCATTCCTCGCTGTCTTCAGATGCAAACCGCGCCATGGCATGCAGCGTCGGGATCGATGCCTATGTGCCAAAGTTCGATGCCGACCATTTGTCAGGAACCTTGCGCCCCTTCCTGAATCAATAG
- the cheY gene encoding chemotaxis response regulator CheY: MKFLIVDDFPTMRRIIRNLLKELGYTNVDEAEDGVSALKQLRVNNFDFVVSDWNMPNMDGLELLRTIRAETTLQMLPFLMITAEAKKENIIAAAEAGASGYIVKPFTAAVLNEKLNKIFQKLGT, encoded by the coding sequence ATCAAATTTCTGATCGTCGACGATTTCCCAACCATGCGGCGAATTATCCGCAACTTGCTTAAAGAGCTTGGTTATACCAATGTTGACGAGGCAGAGGACGGGGTCTCCGCGCTAAAGCAACTGAGGGTGAACAACTTCGACTTTGTCGTGTCCGACTGGAACATGCCCAACATGGATGGCCTTGAGTTACTGCGGACTATCCGCGCCGAGACTACGCTGCAGATGCTTCCCTTTTTGATGATTACTGCCGAGGCGAAGAAGGAGAACATCATTGCCGCGGCTGAGGCGGGTGCTTCCGGTTACATCGTCAAGCCCTTCACAGCGGCTGTTCTCAACGAAAAATTAAACAAGATATTCCAAAAACTTGGCACTTGA
- the cheZ gene encoding protein phosphatase CheZ gives MADLVNTSKAGDSAELEALFETVLARSQTSVAIKPADFQPDASSDSVGGKTNATARSVVPQGELTASPDKDRVFNKLGLLARQLHDTLRELGYNNILEKTASKIPDARQRLAYIAQMTEQAASRVLNATDAAKPLQDEMLASSEVLSARWNKAFANELAVEEFKRLAEATRDYFRASPDKHRATNGHLMEIMMAQDFQDLTGQVIKRVVELAQEMEDSLVSLLIEAIPAGHQWEKNENLLNGPALNAEGRSDVMSSQSQVDDLLESLGF, from the coding sequence ATGGCAGATTTAGTCAACACCAGCAAGGCAGGCGACTCGGCGGAATTAGAAGCATTATTCGAAACCGTGTTGGCAAGGTCGCAGACGTCTGTCGCCATCAAACCGGCAGATTTTCAGCCCGACGCCTCCAGCGACTCTGTTGGGGGGAAAACCAATGCCACAGCACGGAGCGTCGTTCCGCAAGGGGAACTCACGGCAAGCCCGGACAAAGACAGGGTGTTCAACAAACTAGGTCTTCTGGCGCGCCAGTTGCACGACACCTTGCGCGAGCTCGGTTATAACAATATTCTTGAAAAAACCGCATCGAAAATTCCCGATGCGCGTCAGCGTCTAGCTTACATTGCGCAAATGACGGAGCAGGCCGCCAGCCGCGTACTCAATGCCACGGATGCCGCCAAACCCTTGCAGGATGAAATGCTCGCCAGCAGCGAGGTGCTTTCCGCACGCTGGAACAAAGCTTTCGCCAACGAACTTGCTGTTGAAGAATTCAAGCGGCTTGCTGAGGCAACGCGCGATTATTTCCGCGCATCGCCGGATAAGCATCGCGCTACAAATGGCCACCTGATGGAAATCATGATGGCGCAGGACTTTCAGGATTTGACCGGGCAAGTGATCAAGCGCGTGGTGGAACTGGCGCAGGAAATGGAAGACTCACTGGTGAGTTTGCTGATAGAGGCCATTCCAGCCGGACACCAGTGGGAAAAGAACGAAAATCTGCTGAACGGCCCGGCTCTTAACGCCGAAGGACGTAGCGACGTAATGTCGTCGCAGAGCCAGGTGGATGATTTACTGGAAAGCCTGGGCTTTTAG
- a CDS encoding chemotaxis protein CheA translates to MEELLQDFLIEAGDLLSSVENGLVDLEQAPDNKKLLDDIFRGFHTIKGGAGFLAATELVTLCHHTESLFDLLRTGKLRVTSGTMDVILDAATAVRSMFAEMEQNILPKPADASLLVRLEAVIEGEPISTASALTAAMVAPLSTAGEKPVAVEPNWTQLYGAITGAGVVKAPPVPQLRVEAEEKIIQQAIGRRKTDRPGNSAPAGRRDNEKNRDNTIRVDTVRLDQVLNLSGEIGLTKNRLTSLRSDILSDKRDKATLQALDQAVDQLDLLVSNLQNAVMKTRMQPVGRLFQKYPRIARDLARALGKEVELRLIGEETEIDKTMIEDISDPIIHLIRNAIDHGVESTEQRIAAGKSEMSLVCLEAYQDGDHIVIKVSDDGSGMQPELLRAKAVQKGLISQEAADTMDEKQSFNLIFLPGFSTKDVASDVSGRGVGMDVVRTNIRKLNGSIDIVSVSGKGSTFAISLPLTLAILPVLVVLLGEQPFAVPLSMVREILLIDINHVQEIGGRATMVVRGDAMPIYPLSNLMGWESQQIPEYGILMHSTGQTFILAVDRFLGREDAVIKSLEGFRPEGIAGVSTMATGEIVLIADMKELMAKRAATCAVPRSTFFSALPTAA, encoded by the coding sequence ATGGAAGAACTGTTACAGGACTTTCTAATCGAGGCCGGGGACCTGTTGTCCAGCGTGGAAAACGGCCTGGTTGACCTGGAACAAGCCCCCGACAACAAGAAGCTTCTCGACGATATCTTTCGGGGGTTCCACACAATAAAAGGTGGAGCCGGATTCCTGGCGGCAACGGAACTGGTGACGCTATGCCACCATACTGAAAGCCTGTTCGACTTGCTGCGTACCGGCAAGTTGCGGGTGACCTCAGGCACGATGGATGTCATCCTTGATGCGGCCACGGCAGTACGTAGCATGTTTGCGGAGATGGAGCAGAACATCCTGCCCAAGCCCGCCGATGCAAGTCTGCTGGTGCGGCTAGAAGCGGTAATCGAAGGTGAACCAATATCGACTGCATCAGCGCTCACTGCCGCAATGGTTGCACCACTTTCCACAGCCGGTGAAAAACCTGTCGCTGTAGAGCCGAACTGGACGCAACTCTATGGAGCAATTACCGGTGCCGGGGTAGTGAAGGCGCCACCCGTACCACAACTCAGAGTCGAAGCTGAAGAGAAAATCATTCAGCAAGCCATCGGTCGCCGCAAGACCGACAGACCCGGCAACTCGGCGCCTGCCGGGCGACGCGACAATGAAAAAAACCGTGATAACACGATCCGCGTCGATACCGTGCGGCTGGATCAAGTGCTGAATCTTTCGGGCGAAATCGGACTCACCAAAAACCGGCTGACTTCGCTGCGTTCCGACATCCTATCCGACAAGCGCGACAAGGCAACCTTGCAAGCGCTTGATCAGGCGGTAGATCAACTCGATTTGCTGGTTTCCAATTTGCAAAATGCGGTAATGAAAACCCGCATGCAACCTGTAGGCCGACTGTTCCAGAAATATCCGCGTATCGCCCGCGACTTGGCTCGTGCACTGGGAAAGGAAGTAGAACTGCGGCTGATTGGCGAAGAAACCGAAATCGACAAAACGATGATCGAGGATATTTCAGACCCGATCATCCACTTGATCCGCAACGCGATCGATCACGGTGTCGAAAGCACCGAGCAGCGTATTGCCGCGGGAAAATCCGAAATGTCTTTGGTCTGCCTTGAGGCTTACCAGGATGGAGACCATATCGTCATCAAAGTGAGCGATGATGGCAGCGGCATGCAACCTGAATTGCTGCGCGCCAAGGCGGTACAGAAAGGCCTGATTTCGCAAGAAGCAGCCGACACCATGGACGAGAAGCAAAGTTTCAACCTGATCTTCCTGCCCGGTTTTTCCACCAAGGATGTCGCATCGGATGTATCCGGCCGAGGGGTCGGCATGGATGTTGTACGCACGAATATCCGTAAGCTCAACGGCAGCATCGATATCGTCTCGGTGTCTGGCAAGGGTTCTACGTTCGCGATCTCGCTGCCGCTGACATTGGCGATCCTGCCCGTGCTGGTGGTACTGCTCGGCGAGCAGCCATTTGCCGTGCCGCTGTCGATGGTGCGCGAGATCCTGCTTATCGACATCAACCATGTGCAGGAGATCGGCGGTCGCGCCACCATGGTCGTGCGCGGCGATGCAATGCCGATCTATCCGCTTTCCAATCTGATGGGATGGGAATCGCAGCAGATCCCGGAGTATGGAATTCTCATGCACAGCACAGGGCAGACATTCATACTCGCGGTGGATCGCTTCCTTGGTCGAGAAGATGCCGTCATCAAATCGCTTGAAGGTTTTCGCCCGGAAGGTATTGCGGGTGTCAGCACCATGGCTACCGGCGAGATTGTACTAATCGCCGACATGAAAGAGTTGATGGCCAAACGTGCCGCGACATGCGCCGTTCCGCGTAGCACCTTTTTTAGCGCGCTGCCCACAGCTGCTTGA
- a CDS encoding DUF3135 domain-containing protein: MSKHHSIELPSHDFLSTLARTDPKGYELLRSKLIKELIDRSPESMKSRLRGMQFRIDCERQLSHSALGMTVKLYELMWGSFLNLNDRLQDFIAPETESLTSQRSKPGSGAVVPPLSEQCAQVLEFRPRDER; this comes from the coding sequence ATGAGTAAACATCATTCGATAGAACTTCCAAGCCACGATTTTCTTTCAACACTCGCACGCACTGATCCGAAAGGCTATGAGTTGTTGCGAAGCAAGTTAATAAAAGAATTGATAGACAGATCACCAGAGAGCATGAAATCTCGCCTGCGCGGAATGCAATTTCGAATTGATTGTGAACGCCAGTTGTCACACTCCGCTTTAGGTATGACGGTAAAACTTTATGAGTTGATGTGGGGGTCGTTTTTGAATTTGAATGATCGCTTGCAGGATTTCATTGCCCCAGAAACAGAATCTCTCACATCACAGAGATCAAAACCTGGCTCAGGGGCGGTCGTGCCGCCGCTTTCGGAACAATGCGCGCAAGTTCTTGAATTTCGGCCGCGGGATGAAAGGTGA
- a CDS encoding methyl-accepting chemotaxis protein, whose amino-acid sequence MFGISVSKRWEKIGLQLKLQLLIQGFLIIILVLTQLGITNQFENQVMSTAEERAIAVADGAINGLNVLMITQTGQGAIISDRKARATFIEKMAASDKVKEIRVIRSKQLETAYPPDLPQAAPVDEMDHRILTSGKREAKLIRNGDEVWLRVMIPFIATKNFRTINCVECHGVNEGTVLGAASVTIDVKDDWATARNIAIWGWIGQGMLQIILFFFIGLIVRRLLSQLGGEPAYVINIVRQIAKGDLSKSIITRSGDSSSMLCAMKQMQVNLRNIIEGIVLSADQLVQSAQQLTSSSRQVLKASERQNDASASAAASIEEMTACISQISENSSDAQKHAAETGSLAKEGSNVVQGVIVEMDKISEAVTNSSAEVTSLGEQSHKISSIVNVINEIADQTNLLALNAAIEAARAGEQGRGFAVVADEVRKLAERTARSTQEIASMIQTIQDGTSDAVKGMSIGNERVNQGVRMVGHTGSSMEKIQEGVEKVLVAVSEISSSLREQSSTSNLIAQNIEGIAQMTEETSTTVREVFTAADHLEELAGKLKHSVDQFKL is encoded by the coding sequence ATGTTCGGCATATCCGTCTCTAAACGCTGGGAGAAAATCGGGCTGCAATTGAAGTTGCAGCTTTTGATTCAGGGATTCCTGATAATCATTCTGGTCCTCACTCAGCTAGGGATAACCAATCAGTTTGAGAATCAAGTCATGAGCACTGCCGAAGAGCGAGCAATTGCCGTGGCTGATGGCGCCATCAACGGTTTGAACGTCTTGATGATCACTCAAACGGGTCAGGGTGCCATTATCAGTGACCGGAAGGCCCGCGCTACCTTCATCGAGAAGATGGCCGCCTCGGACAAGGTCAAGGAAATACGGGTCATCCGCAGCAAGCAACTTGAAACCGCGTACCCTCCAGATCTTCCTCAGGCTGCTCCTGTGGATGAAATGGACCACCGCATCCTCACCAGCGGCAAGAGGGAAGCCAAACTGATCCGCAACGGCGATGAAGTGTGGCTCAGGGTAATGATACCGTTCATTGCAACGAAAAATTTTCGCACCATCAATTGTGTTGAATGCCATGGAGTCAATGAAGGCACGGTTCTCGGTGCCGCCAGCGTCACCATCGATGTCAAGGACGATTGGGCCACCGCAAGAAATATTGCTATCTGGGGCTGGATCGGACAGGGCATGCTGCAGATCATATTGTTCTTCTTCATCGGCCTCATCGTCCGTCGCTTGCTCAGTCAGCTTGGCGGCGAGCCGGCTTATGTGATCAATATCGTTCGCCAAATCGCCAAGGGCGATCTGTCGAAGTCAATAATCACCCGCAGCGGCGACAGCAGCAGCATGCTGTGCGCCATGAAGCAGATGCAGGTCAATCTCAGAAATATTATCGAAGGAATTGTCCTAAGCGCGGACCAACTGGTCCAATCTGCCCAACAACTAACCAGTTCCTCGCGCCAAGTACTGAAAGCCTCCGAGCGCCAGAACGATGCGTCCGCCTCGGCAGCGGCTTCAATTGAGGAGATGACTGCATGCATCAGTCAGATCTCGGAGAATTCGAGCGATGCCCAAAAACACGCCGCGGAAACAGGCTCATTGGCGAAAGAGGGATCCAATGTCGTTCAGGGCGTGATTGTCGAAATGGACAAGATATCGGAGGCAGTCACGAATTCCTCCGCTGAGGTTACTTCACTCGGCGAGCAATCCCACAAGATATCCAGTATTGTCAATGTCATCAATGAGATCGCGGATCAGACAAATCTGCTGGCCTTGAACGCCGCTATCGAAGCCGCTCGTGCCGGCGAACAGGGACGAGGGTTTGCCGTCGTCGCTGATGAAGTAAGAAAACTGGCCGAACGTACGGCGCGCTCCACCCAGGAAATCGCATCAATGATCCAGACAATCCAGGACGGGACGAGCGACGCGGTAAAAGGTATGTCAATAGGTAACGAGCGTGTCAATCAAGGCGTCAGGATGGTGGGACATACCGGAAGTTCGATGGAAAAAATTCAGGAGGGCGTTGAAAAGGTACTGGTTGCCGTGAGCGAAATCTCGTCGTCGCTGAGAGAACAAAGCTCTACCAGCAACCTGATTGCCCAAAACATCGAGGGAATCGCGCAGATGACGGAAGAGACCAGCACCACTGTCAGGGAAGTCTTCACCGCTGCGGATCACCTCGAGGAACTCGCAGGTAAACTGAAGCATTCGGTCGACCAGTTCAAGCTATAA
- a CDS encoding hemerythrin family protein, which translates to MDKHGYVDADAHQSRHRQLVQVVLAHQARFEGGEALSTEVMTFIRDWLINHIMKTDKVLGRALYM; encoded by the coding sequence ATGGACAAACATGGCTATGTTGACGCGGATGCACACCAAAGCCGGCACCGGCAGTTAGTGCAAGTTGTTCTTGCCCATCAGGCCCGCTTTGAAGGTGGCGAAGCACTTTCCACCGAGGTAATGACCTTCATCCGCGACTGGTTGATTAATCACATCATGAAAACCGATAAAGTGCTAGGCCGCGCTCTGTATATGTAG
- a CDS encoding PAS domain-containing sensor histidine kinase, with protein MLTQSLTFMQLLSLILLLLGIGLAFSHIRLSGWVLGWILLSGALLLQGFRSILDDIVAQGVVDPAIHAIAKDWMGLGFSLLIIAAMYLMRDVFTRHRLATESLRMISAAANDAIIIIDKAGTITVWNQAAQRIFGYDTEEAQGKKLCELIVPEYYRIDFDSIFNLLDNESRKSISGTPTELAGLRKDGEIIVTEYSISSVTINGIWHAIYIVRDITARKQAEVASRERTAALELLSAKMLSGDEQEKKKIAFGLHEGLAQTLALIKMLIERKLKQVVTSKGHNRRAYDDSLASTVPLLQSAINDVQTIASGLRPLILDELGLLPTIDWFCRKFDSLYPAIRITERISVQENDLPVPLKIVIYRIIESALTDIVRNENPDRIELSLQLQDGVITLTIDDASQDTRYASAQKLDSESDLQARFGEAKERTTLSEGNFTIARNKTGRVVLHAVWDKHELLATSHEAGHSIGNLHIQSAA; from the coding sequence ATGCTCACTCAGTCTCTGACGTTTATGCAGCTACTGTCGCTGATTCTGCTGCTGTTGGGAATCGGACTCGCTTTTTCCCATATTCGGCTTTCAGGCTGGGTTCTGGGCTGGATTCTTCTCAGCGGGGCACTTCTGCTGCAAGGATTCCGTAGCATACTGGACGATATCGTCGCACAAGGCGTCGTAGATCCAGCTATCCACGCAATAGCCAAAGACTGGATGGGGTTGGGATTCTCGCTGCTGATCATCGCCGCAATGTACTTGATGCGGGACGTATTTACTCGACACAGGCTGGCCACCGAAAGCCTGCGCATGATAAGCGCCGCCGCCAATGATGCCATCATCATCATTGACAAGGCCGGGACGATTACTGTCTGGAATCAGGCGGCGCAAAGAATTTTCGGCTACGACACCGAGGAAGCGCAAGGAAAAAAGCTGTGTGAACTAATCGTCCCGGAATACTATCGCATTGATTTCGACAGCATCTTCAATCTTCTCGACAACGAATCCCGGAAATCAATTAGTGGTACACCCACTGAGCTCGCGGGGCTGCGCAAGGACGGGGAAATAATTGTCACGGAATACTCCATTTCCAGCGTAACCATTAACGGAATATGGCACGCGATCTACATCGTCAGGGACATCACCGCCCGCAAACAGGCCGAAGTAGCAAGCCGGGAAAGGACTGCAGCCCTGGAACTGCTCTCCGCCAAGATGCTGAGCGGCGATGAGCAAGAAAAGAAAAAAATCGCGTTTGGTCTGCATGAAGGTCTCGCCCAAACACTTGCATTGATCAAGATGCTCATTGAGCGCAAGCTAAAACAAGTCGTGACAAGCAAGGGACACAATCGCCGCGCTTATGACGATTCCCTGGCATCCACGGTTCCGCTGCTGCAAAGTGCGATTAACGATGTCCAGACCATTGCAAGCGGACTTCGTCCCTTGATCCTCGACGAACTCGGTTTGCTGCCGACGATCGACTGGTTCTGCCGCAAATTTGATTCCCTGTATCCGGCAATCAGGATTACAGAAAGGATTTCAGTGCAGGAAAATGACCTGCCTGTGCCGCTGAAAATCGTCATTTACCGCATCATTGAGTCGGCCTTAACTGACATCGTCCGCAATGAGAACCCCGACCGGATTGAACTCTCATTGCAGTTGCAAGATGGCGTCATCACCTTGACAATCGATGACGCATCGCAGGATACGCGTTACGCGTCCGCACAGAAACTCGATTCGGAGTCCGATCTGCAGGCGCGATTTGGCGAAGCGAAGGAGCGCACTACCTTGTCCGAGGGGAATTTCACGATCGCACGCAACAAGACCGGCAGAGTCGTGCTACACGCTGTGTGGGACAAGCATGAACTGTTGGCGACCTCTCACGAAGCAGGCCACAGCATTGGGAATCTACATATACAGAGCGCGGCCTAG